Below is a genomic region from Fundulus heteroclitus isolate FHET01 chromosome 5, MU-UCD_Fhet_4.1, whole genome shotgun sequence.
TGCTTGGTTTTCTTATCATTGTTATAttaatttttgattttgttggagttctattttttgtttgtttgtttttccatcatTTAATTACGTTTTCGCTATCCATCAGCTCTTCATCCGGTCTGCTACATTTGAGGCGTCTCCAAGCTCGACATTATGACGATGCCCACCAAAGTTCTTCGCATTATCTTTCTCCTGACTCCAAATGCAACAAGACATCCTCACATTAAACACAAATAGGAAATGACTGTTGCTTTTATTACCATGCATGCCAACAGCACATATCACACAAGCCATTCTCTGACCTTATAACAGTACTGATGATAGGTAAGTACAACGGACCTCATGTGTTATTCATGGTTTTTCAACACTTGTGTGCTtcctctctgctccctgccCATCCGCTTTTCTTTCCATCTTAGAGACAAAAAGCCTCTCAAGTGAGCACCCACGAAGATTATCAACAACAACGGCAACAGTAAAGCACTTAGCTGTGGAAGGACCCATCTTTGTTTTCTCAAACGTGACAAATCCAATGGAGCCACGCTCTTTCCTGCTAAGCAAATCAAATCAGCGGTTTGGTCCGGTTCACGCCGGGGTGATGTTTCGCTCCGAGAGAAGTGCTGAAAACTTCAAACCACGCTCAGACGCAGTGCTCTGTTGACACGCTCGACGTGATACCTCACGAAGCTGAGATTAAAGAAAGGCAGCATTCTTTTGAGCAGCACCCCCCACACCCACCGCCACCCCTCATGAAAGTGCTTCACCTCACTTGTATCTAGTCTCAGTGATTGAATTATAACGGGGTAATGGAAACCATGCAGAGTGCTGTGGGACATCCTTTTCCCTCACAACAACCGTTTAATCACAGACAAACAGCGGGCACAGTGCCACATTATATATCAACGTCTGTATGTGAGTGAGAGCAGGAGACAGGATGGCGACAACCAAAAAGAGACGGACTTTCTCTATCAGCTGGGATATTGTAGGAactttggtaaaatgtttttggttttcctTGTGATTTCAGCTGAATCACTATaaatacactatatatatatatatatatatatatatatatatatatatatatatatatatatatatatatatatataaattatatgaGGCATTTGCCAGATACCTTCCTGGCATCATAATGGGTCTTAATTGGGACTATAAAACTTAAAGTGATGACCAGATTGGCATTTTATTGCCTCCTTTGCTACTTAGACCCccccacacagacacactcccTTGTGAGCATGCTGATAGGCAAGCATTACCTCAAACCCCATCACCACGCAGTGGACTGTTTGCGTGCCGgaatcacacacaaacaaaccaaCCCACAACCTCAGAAGTTTCTCACCATCAGATCAGAAGAAACATCTCCACCTCTCTCCCCACCTCTGCCAGATTCTGATGCTGATCGGAGTCTCGTTTTTTTCACTTCCCTTtccttttcttgaaatttatttgttgttttttgggttgttttttttgtgaggcCCCCTTTTTCTAAAGCCTTGACTCCTTTTGTGCCAGCATGTCGTCTCTTTTGAGGGAAGAGATGCAGAGGGTTTTATTTCGACCTGCAAAGCACAGACTGGTGGAGTTTATCGAGATCGAAGAGCCGTCGCCTGGAAGGCATTTTCTCTGCGTCTCAGGTAAGCCGCttttatcatttcttttttttttttttctccccctgatTTCATTGCAGATGAAATGCCTGGTGCCGCACTGCATCTCTTTTCCCATTAAAAGTAAGTGTCTTCCTGGTCTCACAGTTGGACGAAAAAAAGTGGTGCAGCTGAGCATAGTGCATTGTCAGATCTCTCAGACGACCCAAAAGTCTGGATCCAAGAAGTCGCAAACCAAACGTTCCAGCATCCAGGAGTGCTACAAGAGGATAGAGATCTGGTCCCTGCACGACTTGACTCTTGTTGATGGGCGAGACCCTGATGTGGTAATTTACTAAATTTGATTATTCTTTtacactatctatctatctatctatctatctatctatctatctatctatctatctatctatctatctatctatctatctatctatctatctatctatctatctatctatctatcttgctgttttttcatatttgcTAAATTAAAGCTTGCCAGTTGATATTTGGTCTTAGTTTTTCTACAAATGTAGTCTTTGCATCACTGTAAGAAATGTATCAAGGGAATTATCTTCATTGtttaatcaaaaacatttaaatttcaataaaatttaatgGTGTCAGAACAGCCAGTCTGTTACACTGATAGAAGTCCCTGAACTGTTCACAATTTGTCATGTTTTGGCTAAAAATGTCAATATATGTTTTTAGATTAGATGTAATATACCAGGGGTATCCAAAGTGAGGCCCAACGGCCATTTGGGAGGCCTTGGCATAATTTTATGCAGTCCTTTAAGGGCAATTCAAGAGTGACGCAGGTTTGGCCCACCAGCTGAAGCAGATCATGCTGAGGGACACTTAAGGAAAAAGGTTTGGGCAAGATTTTTGCAGACAGAATTGTTTCCTTGAAATGGAATTTGTTAGCTAAAAACAAAGTTCTTGTCTTTAATtccctcttttttcttttctttttttttctgcttccatTTCAGTTTCACAGAAAATCAGACAACTTATATCCACTGagttactttttaaaagcagaCCCAGATACACCTTTTTAATAAACTTGGCTGAACACAGCAATCATAATCAATTAAAAGGCacatacaataaaaaatgttctcAACTAATAAAGGAGAATGTAATTACTAAATCCCACCCTAATGAAATTATATAGGTTATGTTTTACACATTCCTTTTCTGCATAAATCAACCTATTTAGTTAATTTTActaaaatattgcatgtttaGCATTttagtgagaaaaacaaaaatacattttaaatttgatgaaattggcaaaaaaaaaaaaagaaggttggACACCAGAGTAATAGATCATAAACTGGTACtgttgtgaagtgaaaggagaattatgcattgttttaaaaacctttattacattttagaaAGTTTATGATCCATTTCTACTCAGCCTGCTCATGTCTATGTTGCTTTGTACTTTTAAAGTATTGAACAGCAGGTGGGAAATAAAGACGTAATTTTAGAAAAGGACAATTCAAGTCATAGAAAGGAAACCAGTAGATTTGAGAGCTCTGTACCTTTAAAGCACATTGTCATGCCCATTGATTTGCCTTCAGGACGACCCCTGCTTCCTGCTGCACTTCGATGAGGTGCGCACAGTGACGGCCATCACCTGCTCAGCCAAATACACCATGGTGCGCGCCCTGGTTGCCCTCTGCGAACGCCACTGTCAGAGGCCGCTGAATCTGCAGAACTTTGACTTCCCTTACATCAAGCCCACCACCTACTACTCCAACAGAGGGGACTGTGTCGTTCTGTCCCAGATATGCTTCTATGCCTGCAATCTGGTTTGTCTGTCCATGTGTCCCGTGCCGCTGGATGCCTAGTGACAAAACTCCCGTGTGTGGTTCTCTATATAGTGTGTGGGCAATGTCGTGCTGTCGCTAATGTTCTGTGTGTAGTTCGGGTCAATAGGAGCTATAGAATTTGCTTCAGTTGGGTTTTAATAAAGTGTTATTGATCTTTTTTTGCGTTAATGCTCTTCTAAGTGTGTGTTCACTTAATGTGAtatttctaaaacatcttttatactttatttatataagTACATGACCCATTTGAGAGTCCACTAAATatgatatttacaataaaacaaaataaactgtaGAAGACTAATATGAAAATAAAGAGATGACCCATGTCTTCCTTTTGTCACGAAAATAAAGAATCCTGTGCACACAGTATGATTACTGTGTGCTGTTTATTTGGCATCTCTGTATTTATAAACGCATATGGAGCCAAAGTAACACGtcatataaaaagaaatgactcCAGGGGCGTTCTGTTGGTTTACTGCTGCATATTTTAGCCCAATAACAGATTAATCATCCCCTGACTTCTGTTTCTATTACGAGTATTGAGTATTGATGTGAAGGTTCTATAATAACCTATTTTATTCGCCATTTTAGGAATGTTGTCGTCAAAATAACTACTAAGTGGGTGTTATGCTAAACTGCTCATCCTCTTTACACAGAATATTTAAGTAAACTTTTACTAATACGAGCAGTATAACTTACATTACATGTTGTAGAaggtctttttttctgtctgttgaTTTGCCACACCCTCTCATCCCTGCAGGATCCCAGGTGGGCCAGTGCCcgtctccagtggtcattggatGAGAGGGAGAGTACATCACAGAGCAACACTGAgacaataaaaggcaaaaaaaaaaagaaagacattcaCATGCTCATTCCAAAGGGCAAGTTTAACggggaccaattaacctaacatgtATATGATGAAATGTGGGTGGAGGCCACCCAAAGAGAGTATGTGAAATCACATGGAAAACATACAAATTCTATGCATGGTGATCACCAGCCAGGATCTTAAAATGTTGTTCGTGAGAAAAAGACCAAAATGCTGGCAAGAGCTTGGGAGCTGCATGATACATTGgataaaacaatttattgagaataatgaacaaaacttaCAGGCAGGCAGGCGAAACTAGGATCAGGGACATGACAAGGAGGGAACCAGAACAGGGGTAGCATAACGGAGGACCTGACGATGAGTGTGGATGAACTGGCAGAATATACAGAGGAATATACAGAAGGGGAGGCAGGTGGAGCAATTAGCACAGATGAAAGGTGTAATGGCAACTAAGCTGAGGGAGAGAGAACAGTGATCTGACAGGGACAGGAGGAAAGCAGAACCTACCAGGAAAACATGGGGAATGAACAGATAAGGATGAAACGCCACAATCCCCAGGAATATAAAATTAaagtaatcaaacccctggggatCATGACATAAACAAGAATAAACCACTAAAAGTATTATGAAGACGAATGACAGGACCAAAAGGAAGGAACTTAATCTATAGACTGACAAATactaaaaggtgaaaaaaataaacggaACTGCACGATCCCCTGGAGccaaaaaataatcaaagaccTGGGGATCGTGACAATACCACTTATTTGTCCTAATCAGGGGATGCTGCCCTCTGTGTTTATGGTCCAAAGAAAGTGAACGCCCTCACAATACATCTGAGAGGGCTCCGGTGTCTTAATGTAGAAAATAATATAAACTATAAACCTTTACGGTTAAGCTTTTAAATGTATGCTGGTCTGATTGTAGAGTAAGACATTTTGTATTAGCATCTTGTTTTTCATGAAGATCTTAATGtagtgtatttgtgtgtgtgtgttagagcaggcatacactgtacgatattttcaattgTACTCAGAAACAGCTCCaactgtacgacgaaaccgcagggtttaaaagttcacttctcaccatatctgttcttacactgtacgACCAGATgctctgatgcgacctgacCACTCACACTGTACGTCAAAAAAACACATGTGGACTCAGCCCCGTACAGAGATGGCGCCTATCGGACGCATCTACCCACaagccaaatgtaaacagtagaagaagaaaaagactgaagtgtcgatgctcattgttaaatatgaggctcactaga
It encodes:
- the si:dkey-245p14.4 gene encoding exocyst complex component 1-like, whose amino-acid sequence is MSSLLREEMQRVLFRPAKHRLVEFIEIEEPSPGRHFLCVSVGRKKVVQLSIVHCQISQTTQKSGSKKSQTKRSSIQECYKRIEIWSLHDLTLVDGRDPDVDDPCFLLHFDEVRTVTAITCSAKYTMVRALVALCERHCQRPLNLQNFDFPYIKPTTYYSNRGDCVVLSQICFYACNLVCLSMCPVPLDA